In Paludibaculum fermentans, the genomic stretch ACGCAGTAAGGAGAAGACTGGTGGGGCGGACGATTTGGCGCCGGAGTACCATCTCGACTACGCCGAGGCGCAGCCAAACCGTTTTGCGAGCCGGGTTCAAGCTGGCTCAGTGGCGGTGCTGCTGGATCCCGATGTGGCCCAAGTATTCCAGGATGGCGCTTCAGTGAATGCCGTGCTTCGCGCCTTGTTGACGACCATGCCACCTAATCGAAAGCGCGGAAAGAGCAAGTAGCCACCGGCGACGACGCCCGGCTTCGCCCTTAACCATTCTCCATCTGCCTGTCTGTTAGCGCGCCGCCGGCCGGATGCGCGTGCGCCAGAGTTCGGCGAAGAGGGTGAAGGCGGCCGGCATCCGTTTGCCGGTGATGCAGCGGATCACTTCGACGGCGAACCAGAGGAAGTAGATCGCGGTCACAATCCAGTGGATGTGGCCGGCGATCATGCCCCAGGCGGTCGGGCCCGGTTGCACCGGCGACAGGATGAACTGGATGAACCACAGGCCCAGCAGCGTACCTGCTTCCCACCAGGTGAGCATCATGTTGACCAGGAAGATCATGCCGACCAGCGACTGCCCGATGGTCATGAGCAGTTCGAGTTCCTGTTGGGAGTCGAAGGTGATGGCCGACGGGGTGCCGCGGCTGATGGAGTAGATGACCGGCAGCATGGCGGCGAGCAGCGTCCACTGGTTGATGTTGGAGCTCACCATGTTCATGAGCGCCATGGGGGCGCGGTCGATGGTGCGGGCCCAGTAGAAGGCCGAGACCTTTTCCGGGAATTCACTGACGAAGGGCGCAACCCACTGCACGAAGACGAAACTGGGGATGCCCAGGACGGCGGAGAGCGCCAGCAGGCTACCGAGGAAGGGTTCCGCGCAGAAGTAGATGAGCGCGCCGCCGGCAGAGAACAGGGCGAAGATCAGGAAAGTCCGGACGCGCGGGCTGGATTCGACTACGGCGCGGGGGATGCGGTCGAGGTCCTCGATGCCTTCCACTTCCTGCGGCGGCATCTTGGAGAGAACCATCAGGTAGGCGACATAGATGGCAATGAGGATGGCGGCGTCGAAGAGGTTCAGGGAGGACTTGGCCCAGATGATGGTGACGTAGACCAGCGGGACGAGGAGGCCGACCACTTCCACACAGTGCTCATCCGCCAGGTGGATGGCATTCAGCGCCTTCTTGTACTTGATGCGGTGGAAAGCGGCGGCTGTGAAGTAGATGAGGGGCCAGCCGAGGCCGGTGAGCAAGCGGAGGGCTCCGGTCAAGTTGGCGAGCAGGAGCGGAACCTGCTGTTTCCAGGCCAGGACGGCTTCGACGGCGAACTCGGGCAGGGTCTGGAGCCAGGCGAGGATGGCGAGGGCGAAACCCTGGGCGATGTAGAACTGGGCGGACTCTGCGGCCCAGGCGATCAGCATCGCGGCTAGCAGGATGGCGGGCGCAGCCCAAAGCGCGGTGGAGGGGCCCACCTGCATGAGCTCGAGCGAAGTGAGGAGGAGAAAGGCGCAAGCTGGAGCTGTAACCGTATTGCGTCTATTCAAAAGTCACCTCGCGCTGGCTGATCCGGATCCGGGAGTGCTTTTCAAACGCCTCCACTCTCTTAGGATAGTCGGATCGGCGGTGCGCCCCGCGACTTTCTTCGCGGGCACGAGCACAGCGCGCGATTAACTGCGTGAGGGTGTGGATGTTCGCCACTTCGATGTCGGCGCGGGAAACCTGGCGTTTGCGCGAGGCCGGCATGCCGCCAAGGATGGTCAGAGCCGTGGTGAGGCCGTCGCCGTTGCGGATGATCCCGCAGAAGTCCGTGGCGATGCGGCGCACGATTGCCTCTTTCGTTTGGGGGATTTCGAGAGGTTCGAAGCGGACGCCGCGCAGGCGGGCCGTGGAATCAGAGTCGACAATGGACTGGCCGGCGCGAGCACCGAAAACGACACCTTCCAGTAAAGAATTCGACGCCAGGCGATTGGCGCCGTGGACGCCGGTGCACGCCACTTCGCCGGCGGCCCAGAGTCCGGGGCTGGAGGTGCGGCCATCGAGGTCAGTCCAAACGCCGCCCATGGAATAGTGCGCGGCGGGATGGACGGGTGCAGGCTCCTTGTCCAGATCGATGCCGTACTCGAGGCAGGTGGTGTAAATGCGGGGGAAGCGGTTTTTGACGAAGCCGGGTCCGCGGCCGGAGAGATCGAGGAACACGTGGGGGGACTTCTCGCGGCGCATTTCCTCGACAATGCAGCGGGAGACGACATCGCGGGGCGCCAGTTCCGCCATCTCGTGATAGCGGCGCATGAAGCGTTCGCCCTTTGCATTCAATAGATGGGCGCCCTCGCCGCGGAGGGCTTCGGAGAGCAGGAAGCGCGGCGCGCCCTCGATGTGGAGGGCCGTGGGGTGGAACTGGATGAACTCGATGTCGGAGATGGTGGCGCCGGCGCGCCAACCCATGGCGACTCCGTCGCCGGTGGCGACATCGGGGTTGGTAGTGTCTGTGAAGACCCGGCCGAGACCCCCGGTGGCCAGCAGGACGGCTTTGGCGGAGATGGGGATGAGCGAGCCGGTATTCTCGTCGAGGGCGACGGCGCCGACTACGCGGCCATCCTGGACGAGAAGGTCCACCACGGCGGAGAAGCTGCGGAAGGAGACGTTTTCGAGCGAAGCGGCCTTGTGATAGAGGGTACGGGCGATCTCCTTGCCGGTGGAGTCGCCGTGCGAATGGAGGACGCGGCTGCGGGAGTGGGCGCCTTCGCGGGCGAAGACGAGGCGGCCGCCTTCCTTGTCGAACTCGGCGCCCCAGTCCATCAGTTGCTGGATAGCGGCGGGGCCCTCCTCAACGAGGACATGGACGGCTTCGCGGTTGCAGAGGCCGTCGCCGGCGGCGAGGGTGTCGGACTCATGCAGGTCGACCTCGTCGTCATCGCTGAGGGCAACGGCGATGCCGCCCTGGGCATACTCCGAGGAGGATTCGCGGAGGCTGTCTTTGGCGACTACCAATACACGACCGGCCGGAGCGAGTGCGATGGCGGCGCGCAACCCGGCGACACCGGCGCCTACAACCAGGTAGTCAGTCTGAATCAAGTCTGAGATGGCGCTGATAACTCCCATGGTACAACGAAGATATGCCTGCCTTTGCCGTGACAACAACGGCGCACCGATATGAAGCAACAGTAGAGCGCGGAGTGCTGCGGCGGCTGCGCGATTTTCTGCCGGCCAAGCACGGGAAAGTGTTCGTGGTGGCGACGGACGACGTGTGGGCGCTGCATGGTTCGGCGGTAGCGACAGGCCTGGATGGCACCGACTGGCACCGGCTGGTTTTCCCTGGCGGCGAAGAGCGCAAGCGGTTGGCTTCCGTGGAAGCGATGGCGGACCGGATGGTGGAGTTGGGCGGTGACCGGTCGAGCCTGGTGGTGGCCTTTGGCGGCGGGATCGTGAACGACCTGGGTGGCTTCCTGGCCGCGATCTACATGCGCGGGATTCCGGTGATCCAAATTCCGACCACCTTGCTTTCCCAGGTGGATGCGGCGGTGGGCGGCAAGACCGGGGCGAACCTGGTGGGCGGCAAGAACCTGATTGGTTCGTTCCACCAGCCGCTGGCGGTATTGACGGATCCGGACGTCCTGATGACCCTGCCGGAGCGCGAGTACCGGGCGGGGCTGTTCGAAGTGATCAAGCACGGCGTGATCGCGTGCGAGCCGCTGTTCCGGCTGATGCAGAACGAGCAACCGCGTGTGATGGCGCGCGAGGCAGGGGCCGTTGAGCAGATGGTGGCCGAGAGCGTACGGATCAAGTGTGAAGTGGTCACGGCGGACGAGAAAGAGATGGGGCTCCGCAAGATCCTCAATTTCGGACATACCGTAGGGCACGCGATGGAAGCGGAGACGAAGTATGCGCACTTCCTGCACGGCGAAGCGGTGGGGTTGGGCATGATCGCGGCGACGCACCTGTCGCGGCTGGCGGGCCGGCTGAGCGAGGCGCACTCCCAGGAAATCATTGACGTTGTGAACGCATATGGTCCGTTCCCCTCGACGGAGCCGCTGCGCACCGAGAACCTGATGCCGAGGTTGGTGAAGGACAAGAAGGCGATTCAGGGGACGGTGCACTTTGTGCTGGCGACGGGGATCGGGTCGACGGAAGTAGTGGCGGGGCTGCCCGCGGAGATGGTCCGCGAGGCGATCGAGTTGACGCTCGCATGACAGCACAGAGAGGAACGACTCCGCAGGGCACCGCGACGGAAGAGCAGGCGGCGCGGTATGTGCGCGGCATGTTCGGCCAGGTGGCCGGTCAATACGACCTGCTGAATCACCTGCTGTCGTTCCAGGTGGACCGCTATTGGCGGAACACGACGGTGCGGCGGGTGGAGCACATCCTGCGCCGGCCGGGGATGAAGGTGATGGACCTGTGCTGCGGGACAGGCGATCTGCTGCTGGCGCTGGAGCAGAAGGCGTCGGAGCAGACGCTGGTTCTTGGCAGCGATTTTTGCCACCCGATGCTGGTGGCGGCAGCGGCGAAGTCGGGTCAGCGGAATGCGTTCACGCCGCTGTTCGAGGGGGATGGGCTGCAGTTGCCGCTGGCTGACAAGTCACTCGACCTGGTGACCGTGGCGTTCGGATTCCGCAATTTCGCGAACTACCGGAGGGGGCTCAAGGAGCTGCGGCGGGTGCTCAAGCCGGGCGGGATGCTGGCGATCCTGGAGTTTTCGACGCCGCCGAATCCGCTGATTCGCGGGGTGTACGGGTTTTACTCGCGTCGGATCCTGCCTACGATTGGCGGGCTGGTGTCGGGGTCGAAGGAAGCGTATACGTACCTGCCGGAGTCCGTCAGGAAGTTTCCAGGGGCGGAGTCACTGGCGGCCGAGATGGAAGGGGCCGGGTATACGCGGGTGAAGTTCGAACGGATGACGTTCGGGGTGGTCGCGCTGCATACGGGGCTTTCGGGCTGAGTCTACCAGCGCGTGGCGTCGCGGATGACGCCGGCCATGCGTTTGGAGACGATCGCCTCCAGGCCGTTCGACATCTTCAACAACCAGCGTTTCGAGGTCAGCGGCGAAATCTTGCGGATGTGGTCCGTATTGATGATCGTGCCGCGGTGGATGCGGCGGAACTGGGGGGGCGGGAGCTTGGCCTCCAGAGTGCGCAGCGAATGGTCGGCGTAGTAGCGGCCCTGGGCCGTGATGATCTGGACCGTGTCGCCGTCGGCCTGGAACGCGATGACGTCGCCCGGGTTGAGCATGTGGAGGTCGCTGCCCAGGCGGCCGAGAATGCGGCGTAGGGGCTCGGTCACCGGAGGCGGCGGCGGGGGTTCCGATTTCAGTCCGGCAATCTGGGTGCGGGCCTTTTCCAGTGCGGCGGTGAGGCGCTCTTTGCGGACCGGCTTGAGCAGGTAGTCGACGGCTCCGGTGTCGAAGGCCTGCAGGGCGTGGGTTTCGAAGGCGGTGACGAAGATGACGATGGGGAGCGAGTCGCCGCGCAGGGTGCGGGCCACGGAGAAGCCGTCGAGGCCGGGCATCTGGAGGTCGAGCAGGACGACATCGGGATGGAGACGGGCGATCTGCTCCACGGCTTCGAGTCCGGTGGAGGCTTCGCCGGCCAGGTTGACGCCGGGGTGCTCCTCGAGCAGCTCGCGCAGGATCTGGCGGGCGATGGGTTCGTCGTCGACGATCAGGACATTCATCCGGCTCACCTATTGAGGGGCGCATGGAAGCCGACCACGGTTTCCCCCTGCTCCCTGCTGATTTCCAGTTTGGCGACCGCTCCGTAGCGCAGGTGCAGGCGCTGGCGCACGTTGTCGAGGCCGACGCCCGCTCCGGCGCCGGTCGATTGGGAGAAGCCCGGACCTGTATCCTGCACGCAGACGCAGAGCATGCCGTCGTCGACGCGGGTGCGAATGCGAACCGTGCCGCCCTGCGGCAAGGGGGCAATGCCGTGCTTGACGGCGTTTTCCACCAGGGGTTGAACGCTGAGGACCGGGATGGGCGCGGTTTTGGTTTCGGGTGCGATGTCGAATTCGATCTTCAACTTGGGACCGAGGCGGAGACTCTCGATTTCGAGGTAGGCGCGAATGATTTCGAGTTCCTGCTCCAGGGCGATGGTCTGGCGGTCGCCGCGCAGGAAGTAGCGGAAGATGTCGGAGAGGTTGAGGACGGTGCGGCGGGCTCCGGCGGCCTCCTTGGGAATGATGCCGTAGAGGGTGTTGAGGGCGTTGAAGAGGAAGTGGGGGTGGATCTGGGCCTGCAGGGCGCGGAGTTCGGCCTGGGAGAGGAGGCGTTTCCGCTCGCTCTCCCGGTATTGCTCGAGGCGTTCGGCGGTCTGGGCTTCGAGGCGCGCGAGGATGGCGAGGTCTTCACTCAAATAGGGACGGCCTCCGGCGCGGCGGCCCGGACCTTCGGGAAGACGCTCCGCTTCCATGAACCGGGCAATTTCGCTCTGGGCCCATTCCTGATAGGACTGTTCTGATTCGATGGGTTCCTTGCGCAGGCGATCGAGGAGCTGATCGGGGTCGCCGCGGCGGAAGACGAGGCGGGTGAGCATGGCCTGGGCGGCTCCCCGGGCGGCGGAGAAGGCAATGAGGGCACCGCAGGTTCCGAGGACCATGAGGGCGATCTGGCGGACCGGCATCTGGTCGTAACGAACCCAGCCGGCGCGGTGCGCCACTTCGGCGGCGCCCCAGGTGAAGAGTCCGGCCAGCAGCATATTGGCCAGGAAGCGCAGAAAGGCGTCGAGCAGGAGGAAGCGGTAGTCCTGCATGAGGACGAACACGGCCAGGGGGATGCCGGCGTGGTGGACGGCGAGTTCAGCGGGCCAGGCGTGCTCGGTTCCTTCGTTGTGAAAGTGGGCGAAGGAGAGCGCGAAGAGGAACAGCGCCATGGCGGGGATGGCGCGGCGGGCGGCGGGGGCGTTCCTGACGAGGAAGGCCGCACTGATAGCGGTGAGGACGGCGAAGCCGATGGCGGTGCCGGCCAGGGTGCGGCGGTGCATCTCGGTGACGGGGATGGGGAACAATTGCTCACTGGCATGCAGAAGCATCGACACGCCGCTGAACACGTAGCCGGTCCAGGCAATGGGGCGCAGACGGCCATCGAGCAGGATGTCGAGCAGGAGCGCGGGTAGAAGGCTGAGGGAGCAGGTGGTGACGATCAACAGGAAAAAGGAATCGGTGAAAAGGAGAGCGAGGGAGCCGGCGTTCCAGATGAGCGCCATGGCGGCGGCGGCGAGGGAGAGGCGGCTGGTGCGCAGGCGCTGGCCAGCACGGTCGAGGGTAAGGAGGACGAAGAAGATGGCGAAGATGAGGGTGCCGGCGGAGTAGCCGAGGAGGTTGGCGAGAAGGGGCTCGTGCGGCGTGTTCATCGCTCTGGCGACGCGGCGCGGCGGAGGCGGTCGCGGATGCCGGACCACGCGGAATCCAAAGGTACCTCTTCGACGGCCAGCCAGTCCAGCCCCTGTTCGTCGAGCTGGTGGAGTGTGGCGTAGAGAGCGGCTGCGTATGCTTTGGGGTCGGCGGGCATGTTGACGCCGGGCTGGAGGTAGACTCCGCGGCCGGTTTTTGGAAGATCCCCCTGGCGCACGAGAAGTAGAGGGGTGCGGGGGCTGTAGTGGCGAGCGTGCAGGCCGGGGGCGGCGTGGGCTCCGGCTCCGGGGTCGG encodes the following:
- a CDS encoding sodium:calcium antiporter → MNRRNTVTAPACAFLLLTSLELMQVGPSTALWAAPAILLAAMLIAWAAESAQFYIAQGFALAILAWLQTLPEFAVEAVLAWKQQVPLLLANLTGALRLLTGLGWPLIYFTAAAFHRIKYKKALNAIHLADEHCVEVVGLLVPLVYVTIIWAKSSLNLFDAAILIAIYVAYLMVLSKMPPQEVEGIEDLDRIPRAVVESSPRVRTFLIFALFSAGGALIYFCAEPFLGSLLALSAVLGIPSFVFVQWVAPFVSEFPEKVSAFYWARTIDRAPMALMNMVSSNINQWTLLAAMLPVIYSISRGTPSAITFDSQQELELLMTIGQSLVGMIFLVNMMLTWWEAGTLLGLWFIQFILSPVQPGPTAWGMIAGHIHWIVTAIYFLWFAVEVIRCITGKRMPAAFTLFAELWRTRIRPAAR
- a CDS encoding L-aspartate oxidase, with the protein product MIQTDYLVVGAGVAGLRAAIALAPAGRVLVVAKDSLRESSSEYAQGGIAVALSDDDEVDLHESDTLAAGDGLCNREAVHVLVEEGPAAIQQLMDWGAEFDKEGGRLVFAREGAHSRSRVLHSHGDSTGKEIARTLYHKAASLENVSFRSFSAVVDLLVQDGRVVGAVALDENTGSLIPISAKAVLLATGGLGRVFTDTTNPDVATGDGVAMGWRAGATISDIEFIQFHPTALHIEGAPRFLLSEALRGEGAHLLNAKGERFMRRYHEMAELAPRDVVSRCIVEEMRREKSPHVFLDLSGRGPGFVKNRFPRIYTTCLEYGIDLDKEPAPVHPAAHYSMGGVWTDLDGRTSSPGLWAAGEVACTGVHGANRLASNSLLEGVVFGARAGQSIVDSDSTARLRGVRFEPLEIPQTKEAIVRRIATDFCGIIRNGDGLTTALTILGGMPASRKRQVSRADIEVANIHTLTQLIARCARAREESRGAHRRSDYPKRVEAFEKHSRIRISQREVTFE
- the aroB gene encoding 3-dehydroquinate synthase yields the protein MPAFAVTTTAHRYEATVERGVLRRLRDFLPAKHGKVFVVATDDVWALHGSAVATGLDGTDWHRLVFPGGEERKRLASVEAMADRMVELGGDRSSLVVAFGGGIVNDLGGFLAAIYMRGIPVIQIPTTLLSQVDAAVGGKTGANLVGGKNLIGSFHQPLAVLTDPDVLMTLPEREYRAGLFEVIKHGVIACEPLFRLMQNEQPRVMAREAGAVEQMVAESVRIKCEVVTADEKEMGLRKILNFGHTVGHAMEAETKYAHFLHGEAVGLGMIAATHLSRLAGRLSEAHSQEIIDVVNAYGPFPSTEPLRTENLMPRLVKDKKAIQGTVHFVLATGIGSTEVVAGLPAEMVREAIELTLA
- the ubiE gene encoding bifunctional demethylmenaquinone methyltransferase/2-methoxy-6-polyprenyl-1,4-benzoquinol methylase UbiE: MTAQRGTTPQGTATEEQAARYVRGMFGQVAGQYDLLNHLLSFQVDRYWRNTTVRRVEHILRRPGMKVMDLCCGTGDLLLALEQKASEQTLVLGSDFCHPMLVAAAAKSGQRNAFTPLFEGDGLQLPLADKSLDLVTVAFGFRNFANYRRGLKELRRVLKPGGMLAILEFSTPPNPLIRGVYGFYSRRILPTIGGLVSGSKEAYTYLPESVRKFPGAESLAAEMEGAGYTRVKFERMTFGVVALHTGLSG
- a CDS encoding LytR/AlgR family response regulator transcription factor, producing MNVLIVDDEPIARQILRELLEEHPGVNLAGEASTGLEAVEQIARLHPDVVLLDLQMPGLDGFSVARTLRGDSLPIVIFVTAFETHALQAFDTGAVDYLLKPVRKERLTAALEKARTQIAGLKSEPPPPPPVTEPLRRILGRLGSDLHMLNPGDVIAFQADGDTVQIITAQGRYYADHSLRTLEAKLPPPQFRRIHRGTIINTDHIRKISPLTSKRWLLKMSNGLEAIVSKRMAGVIRDATRW
- a CDS encoding sensor histidine kinase; translated protein: MNTPHEPLLANLLGYSAGTLIFAIFFVLLTLDRAGQRLRTSRLSLAAAAMALIWNAGSLALLFTDSFFLLIVTTCSLSLLPALLLDILLDGRLRPIAWTGYVFSGVSMLLHASEQLFPIPVTEMHRRTLAGTAIGFAVLTAISAAFLVRNAPAARRAIPAMALFLFALSFAHFHNEGTEHAWPAELAVHHAGIPLAVFVLMQDYRFLLLDAFLRFLANMLLAGLFTWGAAEVAHRAGWVRYDQMPVRQIALMVLGTCGALIAFSAARGAAQAMLTRLVFRRGDPDQLLDRLRKEPIESEQSYQEWAQSEIARFMEAERLPEGPGRRAGGRPYLSEDLAILARLEAQTAERLEQYRESERKRLLSQAELRALQAQIHPHFLFNALNTLYGIIPKEAAGARRTVLNLSDIFRYFLRGDRQTIALEQELEIIRAYLEIESLRLGPKLKIEFDIAPETKTAPIPVLSVQPLVENAVKHGIAPLPQGGTVRIRTRVDDGMLCVCVQDTGPGFSQSTGAGAGVGLDNVRQRLHLRYGAVAKLEISREQGETVVGFHAPLNR